The Streptomyces sp. NBC_01197 genome window below encodes:
- a CDS encoding pseudouridine synthase produces the protein MRSNGRNSGTGSRDNRGAGGKPPRRTSGGAGGAGGGRGDKQEERPRRPRPEERRYDVGTGSSDDQGRKPAGGGRGRPATGGKPGGKPGGKTAGSRGAAARGGAKGGPKKSPQSQPPRRGPHGQREPSRPRELDAKIEERNRERHNKPQVKTPKTFPGAEEEGERLQKVLARAGMGSRRACEELIDQARVEINGEIVMEQGRRVLPKDEIKVDGLTVATQSYLFFALNKPAGVVSSMEDPDGRQNLGDYVNNRETRLFHVGRLDTETEGIILLTNHGELAHRLTHPRYGVKKTYLAAIQGPLPRDLGKRLKDGIELEDGYARADHFRVVENTGKNYLVEVTLHEGRKHIVRRMLSEAGFPVEKLVRVSFGPIALGDQKSGWLRRLTNTEVGMLMKEVGL, from the coding sequence ATGCGAAGCAACGGCAGGAACAGCGGAACCGGCAGCCGGGACAACCGGGGTGCGGGCGGGAAGCCGCCCCGTCGGACGTCCGGCGGTGCCGGCGGGGCCGGCGGGGGGCGCGGCGACAAGCAGGAGGAGCGTCCGCGCCGGCCCCGCCCCGAGGAGCGGCGTTACGACGTCGGCACGGGTTCCTCCGACGACCAGGGCCGCAAGCCCGCGGGCGGCGGCCGGGGCCGCCCCGCCACCGGCGGCAAGCCCGGCGGCAAGCCTGGAGGCAAGACCGCGGGCAGCCGGGGTGCCGCCGCGCGCGGCGGCGCCAAGGGCGGCCCGAAGAAGAGCCCGCAGAGCCAGCCCCCGCGCCGCGGCCCGCACGGCCAGCGGGAGCCCTCCAGGCCGCGCGAGCTCGACGCCAAGATCGAGGAGCGCAACCGGGAGCGGCACAACAAGCCGCAGGTGAAGACCCCCAAGACCTTCCCCGGTGCCGAGGAGGAGGGCGAGCGCCTGCAGAAGGTGCTGGCCAGGGCCGGTATGGGCTCGCGCCGCGCCTGCGAGGAGCTGATCGACCAGGCCAGGGTCGAGATCAACGGCGAGATCGTCATGGAGCAGGGCCGCCGGGTCCTGCCGAAGGACGAGATCAAGGTCGACGGCCTGACCGTCGCCACCCAGTCGTACCTCTTCTTCGCGCTGAACAAGCCGGCCGGTGTCGTCTCCTCGATGGAGGACCCGGACGGCCGCCAGAACCTGGGCGATTACGTCAACAACCGCGAGACACGGCTCTTCCACGTGGGCCGTCTCGACACGGAGACCGAGGGCATCATCCTGCTCACCAACCACGGCGAGCTGGCCCACCGGCTGACCCACCCCCGGTACGGCGTGAAGAAGACCTATCTCGCCGCGATCCAGGGCCCGTTGCCGCGCGACCTCGGCAAGCGGCTGAAGGACGGCATCGAGCTGGAGGACGGCTACGCACGCGCCGACCACTTCCGCGTCGTCGAGAACACCGGCAAGAACTACCTGGTCGAGGTGACCCTCCACGAGGGCCGCAAGCACATCGTCCGCCGGATGCTGTCCGAGGCCGGCTTCCCGGTCGAGAAGCTGGTGCGGGTCAGCTTCGGCCCGATCGCGCTGGGCGACCAGAAGTCGGGCTGGCTGCGCCGCCTCACCAACACCGAGGTCGGCATGCTGATGAAGGAAGTAGGCCTGTAA
- a CDS encoding NUDIX hydrolase, producing the protein MAAHQSSAPYDPYAFTPFAVAVDLAVFTVREGALHVLLIRRGEQPYLGAWALPGGFVLPDESAEEAARRELAEETGLSGETAAALHLEQVRTYSEPGRDPRMRVVSVAYAALVPDLPEPRGGGDAAHAQWMAAGTERALAFDHTRILADAHRRIGARIEYSCLATSFCPPEFTLGELQQVYETVWGAVLDRPNFRRKVLASPGFVEPVPGAARLTGGRGKPAALYRAGPATALHPPLLRPEGRSE; encoded by the coding sequence ATGGCGGCACACCAGTCCAGCGCCCCGTACGACCCCTATGCCTTCACGCCGTTCGCGGTCGCCGTCGACCTGGCCGTCTTCACGGTCCGGGAGGGTGCGCTGCACGTCCTGCTGATACGGCGTGGTGAGCAGCCGTACCTGGGCGCCTGGGCGCTCCCCGGCGGGTTCGTCCTGCCGGACGAGTCGGCCGAGGAGGCCGCCAGGCGCGAACTGGCCGAGGAGACCGGGCTGTCCGGGGAGACCGCCGCCGCCCTCCACCTGGAGCAGGTGCGGACGTACAGCGAGCCGGGCCGCGACCCCAGGATGCGGGTCGTCTCCGTCGCGTACGCCGCGCTCGTACCGGATCTGCCGGAGCCCCGGGGCGGCGGCGACGCGGCCCACGCCCAGTGGATGGCCGCCGGCACGGAGCGTGCTCTCGCCTTCGACCACACCCGGATCCTGGCCGACGCGCACCGCCGGATCGGCGCCAGGATCGAGTACAGCTGCCTCGCGACCTCGTTCTGCCCGCCCGAGTTCACCCTCGGCGAGCTCCAGCAGGTGTACGAGACGGTCTGGGGCGCCGTGCTCGACCGTCCCAACTTCCGCCGCAAGGTCCTCGCCAGCCCGGGTTTCGTCGAACCGGTGCCAGGGGCCGCGCGTCTGACGGGTGGCCGGGGCAAACCGGCCGCCCTCTACCGGGCGGGCCCCGCCACCGCCTTGCACCCACCTCTGCTGCGCCCGGAAGGACGATCCGAATGA
- the scpB gene encoding SMC-Scp complex subunit ScpB, translated as MSDLKPELEAVLMVVDEPATEEHLAKVLDRSRREIADALRALSDEYTVQGRGFDLRLVAGGWRFYTRPEYAAAVESFVLDGQQARLTQAALETLAVVAYRQPVSRSRVSAVRGVNCDGVMRTLLQRGLVEEAGAEPETGAILYRTTNYFLERMGLRGLDELPELAPFLPEADAIEAETQEGVPSFDPDAPYGPDTDADDKTEL; from the coding sequence ATGAGTGATCTCAAGCCCGAACTCGAGGCGGTCCTGATGGTCGTCGACGAGCCGGCCACCGAAGAACACCTGGCCAAGGTCCTGGACCGGTCCAGACGCGAGATCGCCGACGCGCTGCGGGCCCTGTCCGACGAGTACACCGTCCAGGGCCGGGGCTTCGACCTGCGGCTGGTCGCGGGCGGCTGGCGGTTCTACACCCGTCCCGAGTACGCGGCGGCCGTCGAGAGCTTCGTCCTGGACGGGCAGCAGGCCCGGCTCACCCAGGCCGCGCTGGAGACCCTCGCGGTGGTCGCCTACCGCCAGCCGGTCAGCAGGTCCCGGGTCTCCGCGGTCCGCGGAGTCAACTGTGACGGGGTCATGCGGACCCTCCTGCAGAGGGGTCTGGTGGAGGAGGCGGGCGCGGAACCCGAAACAGGTGCGATCCTGTACAGGACGACGAACTACTTTCTGGAGCGGATGGGCCTGCGAGGCCTGGACGAGCTCCCGGAGCTCGCGCCCTTCCTTCCGGAGGCGGATGCGATCGAGGCCGAGACACAAGAAGGTGTGCCGTCGTTCGATCCGGATGCACCGTACGGTCCGGACACCGACGCAGACGACAAGACGGAACTTTGA
- a CDS encoding segregation and condensation protein A — protein MPAADDSAPTRRRALGRGPGAPSVGQGPSEPGGAVAAAAGDVQEAPVCAPDPDRHSVLTQSPVLDPVPVPGPEPEPAPEPAPVPVPGPDPAPDPGPVLPPAPASVQPAAGEPDEPRDGRFTVRLTNFEGPFDLLLQLISKHKLDITEIALSKVTDEFMAHIRAMGAEWDLDQTTEFLVVAATLLDLKAARLLPAAEIEDEADLALLEARDLLFARLLQYRAYKQIADIFSDRFEAEGKRYPRTVGLEPHHAALLPEVVISIGPDGFAKLAVKAMQPKAAPQIFIDHIHAPLVSVQEQAEIVVARLRSCGEVSFHTLTEDAADTLTVVARFLALLELYREKAVALDQPEALGELLVRWTGGDGVEPLVTDEFDQVVEETA, from the coding sequence ATGCCTGCCGCCGACGATTCAGCCCCGACCCGCCGCCGCGCCCTGGGGCGCGGCCCGGGGGCCCCTTCCGTGGGGCAGGGGCCGTCCGAGCCCGGCGGGGCCGTGGCGGCAGCGGCGGGGGACGTCCAGGAGGCGCCCGTATGCGCGCCGGATCCCGATCGCCATTCCGTGCTTACGCAGTCGCCCGTACTTGATCCAGTGCCGGTTCCAGGGCCCGAACCGGAGCCCGCGCCTGAGCCGGCGCCGGTTCCAGTGCCCGGGCCGGATCCCGCTCCTGATCCCGGTCCCGTACTCCCGCCCGCTCCGGCTTCCGTTCAGCCGGCGGCCGGTGAGCCCGACGAGCCGCGTGACGGCCGGTTCACAGTGCGGCTCACCAACTTCGAGGGGCCCTTCGACCTCCTCCTCCAGCTGATCTCCAAACACAAGCTCGACATCACCGAGATCGCTCTCTCGAAGGTCACCGACGAGTTCATGGCGCACATCCGGGCCATGGGCGCGGAGTGGGATCTGGACCAGACAACGGAGTTCCTGGTGGTCGCCGCGACTCTGCTCGACCTGAAGGCGGCGCGGCTGCTGCCCGCGGCCGAGATCGAGGACGAGGCCGACCTCGCGCTGCTCGAAGCGCGGGACCTGCTCTTCGCCCGGCTGCTCCAGTACCGCGCGTACAAGCAGATCGCCGATATCTTCAGCGACCGGTTCGAGGCCGAGGGCAAGCGGTATCCGCGGACCGTGGGCCTGGAGCCGCACCACGCGGCGCTGCTGCCCGAGGTTGTCATCAGCATCGGCCCCGACGGCTTCGCGAAGCTCGCGGTGAAGGCGATGCAGCCGAAGGCCGCACCGCAGATCTTCATCGACCACATCCACGCCCCGCTTGTCTCCGTACAGGAGCAGGCCGAGATCGTGGTGGCCCGGCTGCGCTCGTGCGGCGAGGTGAGTTTCCACACCCTCACCGAGGACGCGGCGGACACCCTCACCGTCGTCGCCCGCTTCCTGGCCCTGCTGGAGCTCTACCGCGAGAAGGCGGTCGCCCTCGACCAGCCGGAGGCGCTCGGCGAACTGCTGGTGCGCTGGACCGGCGGTGACGGCGTGGAGCCCCTGGTGACCGACGAATTCGATCAAGTGGTGGAGGAGACGGCATGA
- a CDS encoding ADP-ribosylglycohydrolase family protein, with the protein MSPVSRTSRSPVSRTGTVTGQAATGALIGLALGDALGYPTEFDDIPVILAKYGPWRQLELPRRALVSDDTQMTLALGRALRTVMDRGLLEPSAMATAARQEFIGWYHSPENNRAPGRTCLTACGLLDSDRPWQRASQLQSKGCGANMRVAPLGLVPGLSAEQRAGAAQLQSALTHGHPTALAASDLTAHAVFLLAHGAEPTGLVGRLRSYAVENRTRYHERWLGDLWTYAGDAGGATPAHFMARGWDDCLAALDRLVDALRAPSPETDPCLATGDGWIAEEALATALLCFLLFPDEPLLALRRAACTKGDSDSIACLAGAFAGARLGPGAWPREWAERIEYHGELLALGALWDA; encoded by the coding sequence ATGAGCCCTGTCAGCCGTACCAGCCGAAGCCCCGTCAGCCGTACGGGCACCGTCACCGGCCAGGCCGCCACGGGCGCCCTCATCGGGCTCGCCCTCGGGGACGCACTCGGCTACCCCACCGAGTTCGACGACATTCCGGTGATCCTCGCCAAGTACGGCCCCTGGCGGCAGTTGGAGCTGCCCCGCCGGGCGCTCGTCAGCGACGACACCCAGATGACGCTGGCTCTGGGGCGGGCCCTGCGGACCGTGATGGACCGCGGGCTCCTCGAACCGTCGGCGATGGCCACGGCGGCCCGGCAGGAGTTCATCGGCTGGTACCACTCGCCGGAGAACAACCGCGCACCCGGACGTACCTGCCTGACCGCCTGCGGGCTCCTCGACAGCGACCGGCCCTGGCAGCGGGCGAGCCAGCTGCAGTCCAAGGGGTGCGGGGCCAATATGCGGGTCGCGCCGCTCGGCCTCGTACCCGGACTGAGCGCCGAACAGCGCGCGGGGGCCGCCCAGTTGCAGTCCGCGCTCACCCACGGCCACCCCACGGCCCTGGCCGCGAGTGACCTGACGGCGCACGCGGTGTTCCTGCTGGCGCACGGGGCCGAGCCGACGGGTCTCGTGGGCCGGCTGCGCTCGTACGCCGTCGAGAACCGCACGCGCTACCACGAGCGGTGGCTCGGCGACCTCTGGACGTACGCGGGAGACGCCGGGGGCGCCACCCCGGCCCACTTCATGGCGCGCGGCTGGGACGACTGCCTCGCCGCCCTGGACCGGCTCGTCGACGCGCTGCGCGCACCCTCGCCCGAGACGGACCCCTGCCTGGCCACAGGTGACGGCTGGATCGCGGAGGAGGCCCTGGCCACCGCGCTGCTCTGCTTCCTGCTCTTCCCGGACGAACCGCTCCTGGCGCTGCGCAGGGCGGCCTGCACCAAGGGTGACTCGGACTCGATCGCCTGTCTGGCGGGCGCCTTCGCCGGTGCACGCCTCGGCCCCGGCGCCTGGCCGCGGGAGTGGGCGGAGCGGATCGAGTACCACGGCGAACTGCTGGCGCTCGGGGCGCTCTGGGACGCTTGA
- the aroH gene encoding chorismate mutase — MAVRAVRGAVQLERDEAGHLEDQVAALLTAILERNGLAVDDLISIWFTATPDLHSAFPAAAARGLGIVDVPLICAQELDIAGAMPRVVRILAHIESDLPRSGITHVYLGAAGALRKDIAQ; from the coding sequence GTGGCGGTACGAGCGGTCAGGGGAGCGGTCCAGCTGGAGCGGGACGAGGCCGGACACCTGGAGGACCAGGTCGCCGCCCTCCTCACGGCCATCCTGGAGCGCAACGGCCTCGCCGTCGACGACCTGATCAGTATCTGGTTCACCGCCACCCCCGATCTGCACAGCGCCTTCCCGGCGGCTGCCGCGCGCGGCCTCGGCATTGTGGACGTCCCGCTGATCTGCGCCCAGGAACTGGACATCGCCGGGGCCATGCCGCGCGTCGTGCGGATCCTCGCGCACATCGAGAGCGACCTGCCCAGGTCCGGGATCACGCACGTCTACCTCGGCGCCGCCGGGGCCCTGCGCAAGGACATCGCCCAGTGA
- a CDS encoding nucleotidyltransferase domain-containing protein, producing MRLTPGALVRDHTVYSCVMGSRAFGLATGASDTDRRGVFLVPTPLFWGFGKPPTHVEGPADEQFSWELERFCELALRANPNILECLHSPFVEHADATGRELLSLREAFLSRAVHRTFSRYALSQRRKLAADVRQYGAPRWKHAMHLLRLMAACRDLLRTGELVINVGDAREPLLAVRRGEVAWPDIERWMSRLADEADEASARTPLPPEPDSARVEDFLFRARRHSALQSGPYDEVVERVVGRGGGGQA from the coding sequence ATGCGGCTCACCCCCGGCGCCCTGGTCCGTGACCACACCGTCTACTCCTGCGTCATGGGCTCACGTGCCTTCGGTCTGGCCACCGGGGCCAGTGACACGGACCGCCGCGGGGTCTTCCTCGTCCCGACCCCGCTGTTCTGGGGCTTCGGGAAGCCGCCGACGCATGTGGAGGGCCCGGCGGACGAGCAGTTCTCCTGGGAGCTGGAGCGCTTCTGCGAGCTGGCCCTGCGCGCCAACCCCAACATCCTGGAGTGCCTGCACTCCCCGTTCGTCGAGCACGCCGACGCCACGGGCCGTGAGCTCCTTTCCCTGCGCGAAGCGTTTCTGTCCCGGGCGGTCCACCGCACCTTCAGCCGGTACGCGCTGAGCCAGCGGCGGAAATTGGCTGCGGACGTGCGGCAGTACGGCGCTCCGCGCTGGAAGCACGCGATGCATCTGCTGCGGCTGATGGCCGCCTGCCGCGATCTGCTGCGTACCGGCGAGCTGGTGATCAACGTCGGCGACGCACGGGAGCCGCTGCTCGCCGTGAGACGCGGCGAGGTGGCCTGGCCGGATATCGAGCGGTGGATGTCCCGCCTGGCCGACGAGGCCGACGAGGCCTCCGCCCGCACCCCGCTGCCGCCGGAGCCGGACAGCGCCCGGGTCGAGGACTTCCTCTTCCGGGCCCGCCGGCACTCAGCGCTCCAGTCGGGTCCGTACGACGAGGTCGTGGAGCGCGTCGTGGGCCGAGGCGGTGGCGGGCAGGCGTGA
- a CDS encoding nucleotidyltransferase domain-containing protein: MTALQIAEGLDLSSVVAEQPDPLLFATVSGAHLYGFPSRDSDVDLRGVHLLPVEALVGLREPEETRSRMWDQDGVEMDLVTHDLRKFVTLMLRRNGYVLEQLLSPLVVHTSDAHAELTVLAPRVLTSHHAHHYRGFAQTQWRLFEKTGELKPLLYTFRVLLTGIHLMRSGEVLADLPTLLELVGAPAYVAGLIEAKAAAEHAPAEGPGRERLRTDVDALRAVLDTAQAGSRLPATASAHDALHDLVVRTRLER, from the coding sequence ATGACAGCGCTCCAGATTGCCGAAGGCCTCGATCTCTCCTCCGTGGTCGCGGAACAGCCCGACCCGCTCCTCTTCGCCACGGTCTCCGGTGCGCATCTCTACGGCTTCCCCTCCCGGGACTCGGACGTGGATCTGCGCGGCGTCCATCTGCTGCCGGTGGAAGCCCTGGTGGGCCTGCGCGAGCCGGAGGAGACCCGGTCGCGGATGTGGGACCAGGACGGCGTGGAGATGGACCTGGTCACCCACGACCTGCGCAAGTTCGTCACGCTGATGCTCCGCCGCAACGGCTATGTCCTGGAGCAGCTGCTCTCGCCGCTCGTGGTGCACACGTCGGACGCGCACGCGGAGCTGACGGTGCTCGCGCCCCGGGTGCTGACGAGCCACCACGCCCACCACTACCGGGGGTTCGCACAGACACAGTGGCGGCTGTTCGAGAAGACCGGCGAGCTGAAGCCGCTGCTCTACACGTTCCGGGTGCTGCTCACCGGGATCCATCTGATGCGCAGCGGCGAGGTGCTGGCCGATCTGCCCACCCTGCTGGAGCTGGTCGGCGCCCCCGCGTACGTGGCCGGGCTCATCGAGGCCAAGGCGGCCGCCGAGCACGCCCCCGCCGAAGGCCCCGGCCGGGAACGGCTCCGTACGGACGTCGACGCGCTGCGGGCCGTCCTGGACACGGCGCAGGCCGGCTCACGCCTGCCCGCCACCGCCTCGGCCCACGACGCGCTCCACGACCTCGTCGTACGGACCCGACTGGAGCGCTGA